A window of Exiguobacterium sp. FSL W8-0210 genomic DNA:
ACAGGTCACGCTGGAAGAGGCGGCTCGTCTCAGACGCGACATTCCAAAAACGGTCCAAGTCGTCGGTGTCTTCGTCTCCCCGACTTACCAGCAGGTGACCGATGCGGTCGAACAAGTCGCGCTAGATCTCGTCCAAATTCATGGTGTCATTCCGGACGGAGAGATACCAGTTCCCGTCATTCAAGCGATTCCGGTGACGGACATCGGACAAGTAGAGCAACAGACGGATTATTTGCTCGTTGACGCACCGGTTGCTGGAAGTGGCGAGACATTCGACTGGTCACGAGACATTCAAGCCGATCGACCACTGTTCATTGCCGGTGGCTTGACAGCAGGAAACGTCGGAGAAGCAATCAAACGATATCACCCGTTCGTCGTCGATGTCTCAAGTGGCATCGAGACGGATGGACGGAAAGATCCCATCAAAATGCAGGCATTCGCAGATGCCGTAAAGGAGAGAGAAGTATGAGCTACGCACAACCAGATACACTCGGACAATACGGTAAATACGGAGGACGCTACATCCCGGAAACATTGATGCACGCGGTGATCGAACTCGAAGAAGCTTACGCAACGGTAATAGAAGATCCAGCGTTTCAAGCGCGGATGGACGAATTATTGAAAGAATACGTCGGACGTGAAACACCACTTTATTTTGCCGAACATTTGACGCAAACGATCGGTGGCGCAAAGATCTATTTGAAACGAGAAGACTTGAACCATACCGGTGCACATAAAATCAACAATACGATCGGTCAAGCGTTACTGGCTGAACGGATGGGGAAACGAAAAATCGTTGCTGAGACAGGGGCAGGACAACACGGTGTCGCGACAGCGACGGTCTGTGCCTTACTCGATCTCGAATGTGTCATCTTCATGGGAGAAGAGGACGTCCGTCGTCAAGAATTGAACGTCTTCCGGATGGAGTTACTTGGAGCAACCGTCATCCCAGTCACACAAGGCAGTCGGACACTCAAAGATGCCGTCAATGAAGCACTCCGCTACTGGGTCAAACATGTCGAAGACACGCATTACTTGATGGGTTCTGTTCTCGGACCACACCCATTCCCGCAACTCGTCCGTGATTTCCAAGCAGTCATCGGAAAAGAGACACGACGCCAAATCATCGAAAAAGAGGGGCGTCTACCAGAGGCGATCGTCGCTTGTGTCGGCGGCGGTAGTAATGCGATCGGGATGTTCCACCCGTTCATCGATGATACAGATGTAAAATTGTATGGCATTGAAGCGGCGGGCAGCGGAATCGACACAGAGAAACACGCAGCGACGATGACAAAAGGAGAGGTCGGTGTCTTGCACGGCTCGATGATGTATCTCTTACAGGATGCACACGGTCAAGTACAAGAAGCGCATTCGATCTCAGCTGGACTCGATTACCCGGGTGTCGGACCGGAGCATAGCTTGCTAAAAGATATCGGTCGTGTCCAATATGAAGCGGTGACCGATGAACAAGCACTGGAAGCACTCCAGTTGTTGAGCCGCAAGGAGGGAATCATCCCGGCACTTGAGTCGGCACACGCGATTGCCTACGCGACTCAACTCGCGGCAGAGATGGACAAGGAAGAGATTCTCGTCATCTGCTTATCAGGACGGGGCGATAAAGACGTCGTCACTGTCAGAAACGCACTAAAGGGGGAAGCGTGATGCGATTAGAAACAGCCATTCGTACCGTTACGAGCAAAGGGGAGAAAGCCTTCATTCCGTACGTCATGGGGGGAGACGGAGGGATTGATCAACTCCCGGAAATCCTGTCGTTTCTCGCTGAATCCGGAGCGACAGCGATTGAAGTCGGTGTTCCGTTTTCGGATCCTGTCGCTGACGGTCCAGTCATTCAAGAAGCGGGACTTCGCGCACTAGAAGCGAACGTCGGACTGAAGGATGTCCTCGAGGCAGTTCGCGTTGCTCGTCAGACCGTCGATGTTCCTGTCGTCTTGATGACGTACTTAAATCCGATTTTCCGCTACGGATTAACGGTGTTTCTAGCGACATGTCGCGAAGTCGGGGTCGACGGACTGATTATTCCTGATTTGCCGCTTGAGCAGAGCGAACAGTTCTTCGAGCAAGAGGACAAATCGGACATCGCGCTCGTCCAGCTCGTCTCCTTGACGAGTCCGATGGAGCGGATTCAAAAGATTGCCGATAAAAGTGAAGGATTCCTCTATGCGGTCACGGTCAACGGAACGACAGGTGGACAGACGACGTTTGATACGGCGCTTGAAGACCACTTAGCGAACGTCGCAGCAAACAGTCCAGTACCTGTACTTGCCGGGTTCGGGATCAGTACACCGGAACACGTCAAACAATTGAGCCGCCCAGTCTCGGGGGTCATCGTCGGCAGTAAAATCGTCGATTTACTGCACCAGAACGATCGAGAAACAATTCAACAGTTGATGGCAGCACGTCTTGCGGCGACGCCGTCGCATTAATAAAAAGGACCTGACTCAAAGGACAGTCTCTACAAAGATAAGGGTGGCAGAATGATGATCTGCCACCCTTATCTCGTAACAAAAAGAATGACGCGTCACACACCACTCTTACAGGATCAGGCGCATTTATGCGCTGTTAGAGACGAACAAGACCCGCTTTCCTGCTTAAATGAAGCAGGGAAGCGGGCTTGTGTCTCGCCTGAGGAAAGGGCGTGAAAAGACGCGTCATTCTTTTTTTTGAGTCAGCCCCTTTTTCGTATAGATGTCACTGTTGAACGAGCGACTTCTGCAAGTTGGTATACAGCGGTTCAAATCCAAGTTCCTCATAAAACGTGGCGGCACGGTCGTTGACCGCCCAAACGTTTAAGCGAACAGCATCGACCTTTCGCTCGAGTGCGAGTTCTTCTGCAGCCTGCATTAACTGGCGACCAATTCCGAATGAACGATGGGATGAGGTGACACCGACGTCGGTGATGTTCAAGATCCGGACTGGTGTAAATCGATCGGATGCTGGCGCAGTCCACTTGCCGAACAAGTAACCAACGAGTGTTTCTCCGTCAAGCGCTGTCAGACAGAGTTGTTGTTCTGCTTCCACCATCTGACTTAAAGACTCCAGCGTGTACGGTGTCGTTACATCTGGATGAAAGTGAGGCGATAATCGTTGATGGTGCAAGAAGGTCTCTGCCGTCAGTGCAAGCAGGGCAGGGAGGTCTGAAGTACGGCTCGTGCGGATCATCAAGCAATCACTCCAATCATCGATTTTGTTTGAGTACTTCGGCAACAAGACCCGATACATACGGACTGCCACGATCTTCTTTTTCGACCGATTCGATCATGATGGCAACGAGAAGATCTTTTTTGTCGTTATCGTAACCGACGAAGAAGCCATTCTCTTTTCCATCGGTTTCGCCTGCCTTTTTCAATTCTGCCGTACCGGTCTTACCGGCAACATCGACTTCCTTGATATCGGCCGGGAGCGTGTAGCCGTTATGGACAACGTCATAGAGATCATCACGAATCATCTTCGCGTCTT
This region includes:
- a CDS encoding phosphoribosylanthranilate isomerase, producing the protein MTRIKFCGLREREHVEAAVRLADYIGFIFAKSKRQVTLEEAARLRRDIPKTVQVVGVFVSPTYQQVTDAVEQVALDLVQIHGVIPDGEIPVPVIQAIPVTDIGQVEQQTDYLLVDAPVAGSGETFDWSRDIQADRPLFIAGGLTAGNVGEAIKRYHPFVVDVSSGIETDGRKDPIKMQAFADAVKEREV
- the trpB gene encoding tryptophan synthase subunit beta → MSYAQPDTLGQYGKYGGRYIPETLMHAVIELEEAYATVIEDPAFQARMDELLKEYVGRETPLYFAEHLTQTIGGAKIYLKREDLNHTGAHKINNTIGQALLAERMGKRKIVAETGAGQHGVATATVCALLDLECVIFMGEEDVRRQELNVFRMELLGATVIPVTQGSRTLKDAVNEALRYWVKHVEDTHYLMGSVLGPHPFPQLVRDFQAVIGKETRRQIIEKEGRLPEAIVACVGGGSNAIGMFHPFIDDTDVKLYGIEAAGSGIDTEKHAATMTKGEVGVLHGSMMYLLQDAHGQVQEAHSISAGLDYPGVGPEHSLLKDIGRVQYEAVTDEQALEALQLLSRKEGIIPALESAHAIAYATQLAAEMDKEEILVICLSGRGDKDVVTVRNALKGEA
- the trpA gene encoding tryptophan synthase subunit alpha, coding for MRLETAIRTVTSKGEKAFIPYVMGGDGGIDQLPEILSFLAESGATAIEVGVPFSDPVADGPVIQEAGLRALEANVGLKDVLEAVRVARQTVDVPVVLMTYLNPIFRYGLTVFLATCREVGVDGLIIPDLPLEQSEQFFEQEDKSDIALVQLVSLTSPMERIQKIADKSEGFLYAVTVNGTTGGQTTFDTALEDHLANVAANSPVPVLAGFGISTPEHVKQLSRPVSGVIVGSKIVDLLHQNDRETIQQLMAARLAATPSH
- a CDS encoding GNAT family N-acetyltransferase, whose protein sequence is MAVRMYRVLLPKYSNKIDDWSDCLMIRTSRTSDLPALLALTAETFLHHQRLSPHFHPDVTTPYTLESLSQMVEAEQQLCLTALDGETLVGYLFGKWTAPASDRFTPVRILNITDVGVTSSHRSFGIGRQLMQAAEELALERKVDAVRLNVWAVNDRAATFYEELGFEPLYTNLQKSLVQQ